The proteins below come from a single Aegilops tauschii subsp. strangulata cultivar AL8/78 chromosome 6, Aet v6.0, whole genome shotgun sequence genomic window:
- the LOC109759912 gene encoding uncharacterized protein isoform X1 yields MGRTKEELLARLEELKIDFKRHDHPVVLTVEDQAKHVGNFGGALTKNLLLKDKKHRLYIVSALADTKVDMKILSQRLGLGKGGVRMAPEENLRQVLQVPLGCVTPFALFNESASAVSLLLDQGLKSKQSCYFHPLTNDVTIALSSSNLDKFLLSIGKQPAYVDLEASPVVGKDNPPDLADLVPSGAFCSSEESVENPTPKDAPQVNVPKEKTCLPEVKAKPKVQNKGAESSESKVLTNNGPNVEIFASDVLEVIFPLFLSEASKKLNIKQEELTQILKLDDFKRRAAPDLESVTNMFKNMAYTAGFHAGFDTMLKSGLGGMPSRK; encoded by the exons atGGGTCGCACCAAGGAGGAGCTCCTCGCGCGCCTCGAG GAGCTTAAGATCGATTTCAAGCGCCACGACCACCCGGTTGTGCTGACGGTCGAGGATCAG GCCAAACATGTGGGAAATTTCGGAGGCGCTTTGACCAAGAATCTACTTCTGAAG GACAAGAAACATCGGTTGTACATTGTTTCTGCACTTGCTGACACCAAAGTTGACATGAAAA TTCTGTCCCAGCGTCTTGGTTTGGGAAAAGGTGGTGTGCGGATGGCTCCTGAGGAGAATTTGCGTCAAGTGCTTCAG GTACCGTTAGGATGTGTTACTCCGTTTGCGCTATTCAATGAGTCCGCGAG TGCCGTCTCATTATTACTGGACCAAGGGTTGAAGTCTAAACAGAGCTGCTACTTCCATCCACTGACAAATGATGTGACTATTG CCCTCAGTTCAAGCAACCTGGACAAGTTTCTCCTCTCCATTGGGAAGCAACCGGCTTATGTAGACTTGGAG GCCTCACCAGTGGTAGGTAAAGATAATCCCCCTGACCTAGCAGATCTTGTGCCTTCTGGTGCATTCTGTTCCTCAGAAGAATCAGTTGAGAATCCAACTCCTAAAGATGCTCCTCAAGTCAACGTACCCAAAGAGAAAACATGTCTACCAG AAGTGAAGGCTAAGCCCAAAGTTCAGAACAAGGGGGCAGAAAGTTCAGAGAGTAAAGTTCTTACTAATAATGGCCCAAATGTTGAGATATTTGCAAGTGATGTGCTTGAGGTCATCTTCCCATTGTTCCTGTCTGAG GCATCAAAGAAATTGAATATTAAACAGGAAGAGCTTACTCAAATTTTAAAATTAGATGACTTTAAACGACGAGCTGCTCCAGATCTGGAGAGTGTAACG AACATGTTCAAAAACATGGCATACACTGCAGGATTTCACGCTGGCTTTGATACCATGCTCAAGTCGGGTTTAGGTGGGATGCCCTCCCGGAAATAG
- the LOC109759911 gene encoding E3 ubiquitin-protein ligase RING1-like yields MMPVYGGEVRQRTCRMYWCYQCARALRIISYPATDVFCPRCYGRFLHEIDPPPRPALPPPGYFPHHFAPHPHAYYHDGNPRRWVVYGAAPTVPGRPFRQLPPPVREPAPGPTRVHAPAPTPPPRRRMPSPPPAPVARRPSTPPAIDPGDYFTGGDLNRLVEELTQNDRPGPAPAPSSAIDSLPTVRIAAQHLSDDGGSQCPVCKEEFELGEAARQLPCKHVYHSDCIVPWLRLHNSCPVCRFKLPGTGAASSTRRASGSNGARNRDREREREPATTVRWGPLSWMVPARGTEEPDDGWEYGRRAHGRGHGRPEDGDAGAFYAWWRSLFLL; encoded by the exons ATGATGCCCGTGTACGGCGGCGAGGTGCGGCAGCGGACGTGCCGCATGTACTGGTGCTACCAGTGCGCGCGGGCGCTCCGCATCATCTCCTACCCGGCCACCGACGTCTTCTGCCCGCGCTGCTACGGCCGCTTCCTCCACGAGATcgacccgccgccgcgcccggccctCCCCCCGCCGGGCTACTTCCCGCACCACTTCGCGCCGCACCCGCACGCGTACTACCACGACGGGAACCCGCGCCGGTGGGTCGTGTACGGCGCCGCGCCCACGGTGCCCGGACGCCCGTTCCGCCAGCTGCCCCCGCCGGTGCGGGAGCCGGCGCCGGGGCCGACGCGGGTCCATGCGCCGGCCCCGACGCCCCCGCCTCGCCGGCGCATGCcctccccgccgccggcgccggtgGCGCGGCGGCCGTCCACGCCCCCGGCCATCGACCCGGGGGACTACTTCACGGGGGGCGACCTCAACCGCCTCGTGGAGGAGCTGACCCAGAACGACCGCCCCGGCCCCGCGCCGGCGCCCTCGTCGGCCATCGACTCGCTCCCGACGGTGCGGATCGCCGCGCAGCACCTGTCGGACGACGGCGGGTCGCAGTGCCCCGTGTGCAAGGAGGAGttcgagctcggggaggccgcgCGGCAGCTGCCGTGCAAGCACGTGTACCACTCCGACTGCATCGTGCCCTGGCTCCGCCTCCACAACTCCTGCCCCGTCTGCCGCTTCAAGCTGCCCGGCACCGGCGCCGCCTCCAGCACACGCCGCGCCAGCGGCAGCAACGGTGCAAGGAACAGAGacagggagagggagagggagccGGCGACGACGGTGAGGTGGGGGCCCCTGTCGTGGATGGTGCCGGCGCGCGGGACGGAGGAGCCGGACGACGGGTGGGAGTACGGCCGGCGCGCGCACGGGCGCGGGCACGGCAGGCCCGAGGATGGCGACGCCGGCG CTTTCTACGCGTGGTGGCGCTCTCTGTTTCTCCTCTAG
- the LOC109759912 gene encoding uncharacterized protein isoform X2, translating to MGRTKEELLARLEELKIDFKRHDHPVVLTVEDQAKHVGNFGGALTKNLLLKDKKHRLYIVSALADTKVDMKILSQRLGLGKGGVRMAPEENLRQVLQVPLGCVTPFALFNESASAVSLLLDQGLKSKQSCYFHPLTNDVTIALSSSNLDKFLLSIGKQPAYVDLEASPVVGKDNPPDLADLVPSGAFCSSEESVENPTPKDAPQVNVPKEKTCLPVKAKPKVQNKGAESSESKVLTNNGPNVEIFASDVLEVIFPLFLSEASKKLNIKQEELTQILKLDDFKRRAAPDLESVTNMFKNMAYTAGFHAGFDTMLKSGLGGMPSRK from the exons atGGGTCGCACCAAGGAGGAGCTCCTCGCGCGCCTCGAG GAGCTTAAGATCGATTTCAAGCGCCACGACCACCCGGTTGTGCTGACGGTCGAGGATCAG GCCAAACATGTGGGAAATTTCGGAGGCGCTTTGACCAAGAATCTACTTCTGAAG GACAAGAAACATCGGTTGTACATTGTTTCTGCACTTGCTGACACCAAAGTTGACATGAAAA TTCTGTCCCAGCGTCTTGGTTTGGGAAAAGGTGGTGTGCGGATGGCTCCTGAGGAGAATTTGCGTCAAGTGCTTCAG GTACCGTTAGGATGTGTTACTCCGTTTGCGCTATTCAATGAGTCCGCGAG TGCCGTCTCATTATTACTGGACCAAGGGTTGAAGTCTAAACAGAGCTGCTACTTCCATCCACTGACAAATGATGTGACTATTG CCCTCAGTTCAAGCAACCTGGACAAGTTTCTCCTCTCCATTGGGAAGCAACCGGCTTATGTAGACTTGGAG GCCTCACCAGTGGTAGGTAAAGATAATCCCCCTGACCTAGCAGATCTTGTGCCTTCTGGTGCATTCTGTTCCTCAGAAGAATCAGTTGAGAATCCAACTCCTAAAGATGCTCCTCAAGTCAACGTACCCAAAGAGAAAACATGTCTACCAG TGAAGGCTAAGCCCAAAGTTCAGAACAAGGGGGCAGAAAGTTCAGAGAGTAAAGTTCTTACTAATAATGGCCCAAATGTTGAGATATTTGCAAGTGATGTGCTTGAGGTCATCTTCCCATTGTTCCTGTCTGAG GCATCAAAGAAATTGAATATTAAACAGGAAGAGCTTACTCAAATTTTAAAATTAGATGACTTTAAACGACGAGCTGCTCCAGATCTGGAGAGTGTAACG AACATGTTCAAAAACATGGCATACACTGCAGGATTTCACGCTGGCTTTGATACCATGCTCAAGTCGGGTTTAGGTGGGATGCCCTCCCGGAAATAG
- the LOC109759909 gene encoding uncharacterized protein: protein MVKSAQQQQQVALGGDVGNAVAARQGGGGGGGRQQQQQQYKGVRMRSWGSWVSEIRAPNQKTRIWLGSYSTAEAAARAYDAALLCLRGSAADLNFPVHLPFHVPAAAMSPKSIQRVAAAAAATAGSPLQPPHTMASSASWPGAAPPCGYGDNASSFGYPEDQSARHSNADDDETMAHGDDGVDYDALADIDAFFQSPKCMDYATMMDPCSTFFAPAPMAPVEWEEEGEISLWSFSSYN from the coding sequence ATGGTGAAGAGcgcgcagcagcagcagcaggtggcgctcggcggcgacgtcggcaatgcggtggcggcgaggcagggcggcggcggcggcgggggcaggcagcagcagcagcagcagtacaAGGGCGTGCGGATGCGGAGCTGGGGGTCGTGGGTGTCGGAGATCCGGGCGCCCAACCAGAAGACGCGCATATGGCTCGGCTCCTACTCCACCGCCGAGGCCGCCGCGCGCGCCTACGACGCCGCGCTGCTCTGCCTCCGGGGCTCCGCCGCCGACCTCAACTTCCCCGTCCACCTCCCCTTCCacgtccccgccgccgccatgTCGCCCAAGTCCATCCagcgcgtcgccgccgccgcggccgccacCGCCGGCAGCCCCCTGCAGCCTCCCCACACCATGGCCTCCTCTGCCTCCtggcccggcgccgccccgccgtgcGGCTACGGCGACAACGCGTCGTCGTTCGGCTACCCGGAGGACCAGTCCGCCCGCCACAGCAACGCCGACGACGACGAGACCATGGCGCACGGCGACGACGGCGTGGACTACGACGCGCTGGCGGACATCGACGCCTTCTTCCAGTCGCCCAAGTGCATGGACTACGCCACGATGATGGACCCGTGCAGCACCTTCTTCGCTCCGGCGCCCATGGCGCCCGTCGAGTGGGAGGAGGAAGGCGAGATCAGCCTCTGGAGCTTCTCCTCCTACAACTGA